One window from the genome of Pirellulales bacterium encodes:
- a CDS encoding YbaB/EbfC family nucleoid-associated protein, which translates to MKQAQEMSGRMQAMQQQLKAKRATGAAGGGLVEVDVNGLGEALAVRIDASLVEKGEREMIEDLLPAAINAAQAKAKQLHAEAMQSLAGDLPIPGLSEALMQLGGGPPPGCTPAE; encoded by the coding sequence ATGAAGCAAGCGCAAGAGATGAGCGGCCGTATGCAAGCGATGCAACAGCAACTGAAAGCCAAGCGCGCGACCGGTGCTGCCGGTGGCGGTTTGGTCGAGGTGGACGTCAACGGATTGGGCGAGGCGCTCGCCGTGCGGATCGATGCGTCACTTGTCGAAAAAGGCGAACGCGAAATGATCGAAGACCTGCTGCCGGCAGCGATCAATGCCGCCCAGGCAAAGGCGAAGCAGCTGCATGCCGAAGCGATGCAGTCGCTGGCCGGTGACCTCCCCATTCCGGGTCTATCCGAAGCATTGATGCAACTTGGTGGCGGCCCACCTCCTGGCTGCACACCGGCTGAGTGA
- the dnaX gene encoding DNA polymerase III subunit gamma/tau: MVDTPTSAVPEDTAHPGRYTVIARRYRPQAFDELVGQEHVARALQQAISSDRVGHAYLFTGARGVGKTSAARILAKALNCVHGPTPTPCNECDVCQRVTTGDDVDVLEIDGASNRGIDEIRQLRQNVAVRPSRVRYKIYIIDEVHMLTKEAFNALLKTLEEPPGHVKFIFATTEPQKIPITILSRCQRFDFAGISAASIQERLAQIAAAEGVTVEADALQILASRAAGSMRDSQSLLEQLLAIGSGRITAEDVNNLLGIAPAERLSGLVRHLANRDAPAALAELDSTVQSGAEVGLLLDQLVGYFRDVMAITVGCKPDQLLYALPSQAAEVAEVGRQLGIATVLAIGQILDHTSARMRVSMHGRTLVEMAIVRICQLGELDDLATLVAELRGTTESTPQRVAGVERQRAPSAPPPTSPPAPDASKKNADPPAIPSLANGLANAVASALAGPPAQVPPAPPREVEVIPSAPPAMPATIEQTPSRVEPPRVREAASDPNERLAELTGSDADESPPAESVLAMFERAMAAGGAPRVDVPPPRKSRREQLAEIAEQPFVQRAMELFDVQPGQFKYQPPGGESN, encoded by the coding sequence ATGGTTGATACTCCCACATCCGCCGTGCCAGAGGACACCGCCCACCCGGGGCGCTATACCGTCATCGCGCGCCGCTATCGGCCACAGGCGTTTGACGAACTCGTCGGGCAGGAGCACGTTGCCCGGGCGTTGCAGCAGGCGATTTCGAGTGATCGAGTCGGCCACGCCTACCTGTTCACCGGTGCCCGCGGTGTGGGCAAAACATCGGCAGCCCGCATCTTGGCAAAGGCGCTCAATTGCGTGCACGGCCCGACGCCCACGCCATGTAACGAGTGCGACGTATGCCAGCGCGTGACAACCGGCGACGATGTGGACGTGCTGGAAATCGACGGCGCGAGCAACCGCGGCATCGATGAAATTCGCCAGCTCCGCCAAAACGTGGCCGTGCGACCCAGCCGCGTGCGATACAAAATTTACATCATCGACGAAGTCCACATGCTCACGAAGGAGGCCTTCAACGCCCTTCTCAAGACGCTGGAAGAGCCGCCGGGGCATGTGAAATTCATCTTCGCAACGACTGAGCCGCAGAAAATCCCGATCACCATTCTTTCGCGCTGCCAGCGATTCGATTTCGCAGGTATTAGCGCGGCTTCGATTCAGGAGCGGCTGGCACAAATCGCTGCGGCGGAGGGGGTAACGGTTGAAGCCGACGCGCTGCAAATCCTCGCCAGCCGGGCGGCCGGTTCGATGCGTGATAGCCAGTCGCTGCTCGAACAACTTCTGGCGATCGGCAGCGGGCGTATTACCGCCGAGGACGTCAACAACCTGCTTGGTATCGCTCCGGCAGAACGATTGAGCGGCCTGGTGCGGCACTTGGCCAATCGCGATGCGCCGGCCGCACTTGCCGAACTTGATTCCACCGTGCAAAGCGGCGCTGAAGTGGGCCTGTTGCTCGACCAGCTTGTCGGATATTTCCGAGACGTAATGGCAATTACGGTCGGCTGCAAACCCGACCAACTGCTGTACGCGCTGCCGTCGCAAGCGGCGGAGGTTGCCGAAGTTGGCCGACAGCTTGGGATCGCCACGGTTTTAGCGATTGGACAAATTTTGGATCACACTTCGGCCCGGATGCGCGTGAGCATGCACGGCCGGACTCTTGTCGAAATGGCAATCGTGCGCATTTGCCAGCTTGGCGAGCTCGACGATCTTGCAACGCTGGTTGCTGAATTGCGCGGAACAACGGAGAGCACACCACAAAGGGTGGCTGGGGTCGAGCGCCAGCGAGCCCCCAGCGCGCCGCCACCGACTAGTCCACCGGCGCCGGACGCGTCAAAAAAAAACGCTGATCCACCCGCCATTCCGTCATTAGCAAACGGATTGGCGAATGCCGTGGCATCGGCCCTGGCCGGGCCGCCCGCGCAAGTTCCCCCCGCACCGCCACGAGAAGTCGAGGTGATTCCGAGCGCGCCACCCGCGATGCCTGCAACGATTGAGCAAACGCCAAGTCGTGTTGAGCCGCCACGAGTGCGCGAGGCGGCCAGTGACCCAAACGAGCGACTCGCGGAACTCACGGGTTCCGATGCGGACGAAAGCCCACCGGCCGAATCGGTACTCGCCATGTTCGAACGGGCAATGGCGGCAGGCGGCGCCCCGCGCGTAGATGTGCCGCCACCTCGCAAGTCGCGTCGCGAGCAACTTGCCGAGATCGCAGAACAACCATTTGTTCAGCGGGCGATGGAGCTGTTCGACGTCCAGCCGGGACAATTCAAGTACCAGCCGCCAGGCGGGGAATCCAATTAG